The following are encoded in a window of Qipengyuania soli genomic DNA:
- a CDS encoding sensor domain-containing diguanylate cyclase — protein sequence MLAFIAGFFVVAGPAAAEGGFAPASVCHISGSRDLQFADALQKPDSWTCNSDKYEFKQQRHIVRLDLAHRTVADGNPHYAEFERYEFDRLTVTLVNEEGRAVSRSYGFTDTWLGASSLQSMVELPEIRGRATALVFTLDGGKWPEALAAAELVDRPSVPPIAGLIHLYAALICGLLLTPILFDLGYFRALREPFPLWHALFCAMAFVQTASVSGLIPLMSSIDFKTELYITYMSVDVMIAATMLFASNFIEPAALGRRGRLALLAIAPLALANGISTTFFPELFGKWIDHAYFGAYILMLGTYFVVLGRAWKRGSLMAPYLILGFAPFTSIIVAQFASILWFPTSYTFDETWPQNIALLFEVVATALAVADRFIAIKRERDQAVDEARTLEALSEHDQLTGLLNRRALEARYETLVEEGFSAMAVLDIDHFKSINDQHGHPIGDAVLRCTGEALQGGAARDLVAFRIGGEEFLLLLRGIDARERAEALRRAVTVRTLAHIGGLDRPVTASMGFLDFSQVRNEAGVDFDALYTRVDQLLYDAKCAGRNRMAADKLELFEPEFDEDGGSTAAVA from the coding sequence ATGCTCGCGTTCATCGCGGGCTTTTTCGTCGTGGCCGGGCCTGCAGCGGCGGAAGGCGGTTTCGCCCCCGCCTCGGTCTGTCACATTTCCGGCAGCCGCGACCTTCAGTTTGCCGATGCCCTGCAGAAGCCGGACAGCTGGACATGCAATTCCGACAAGTACGAGTTCAAGCAGCAGCGCCATATCGTCCGGCTCGATCTCGCGCACCGTACAGTCGCCGACGGCAATCCTCATTATGCCGAGTTCGAACGTTACGAGTTCGACCGGCTGACAGTGACCCTCGTCAACGAGGAAGGGCGCGCGGTGAGCCGCAGCTACGGCTTCACCGACACATGGCTCGGCGCGTCCAGCCTGCAATCCATGGTCGAACTGCCGGAAATCAGGGGGCGGGCGACTGCCCTGGTGTTCACCCTCGACGGTGGGAAATGGCCTGAGGCTCTGGCCGCCGCAGAGCTCGTCGACCGGCCGTCGGTCCCGCCGATCGCTGGTTTGATACACCTCTATGCAGCGTTGATTTGCGGCCTGTTGCTAACCCCTATCCTCTTCGACCTGGGGTACTTCAGGGCGCTGCGCGAACCCTTCCCGCTGTGGCACGCACTGTTCTGTGCAATGGCCTTCGTCCAGACCGCTTCCGTTTCGGGCCTGATCCCGCTGATGAGTTCGATCGACTTCAAGACCGAGCTCTACATCACCTACATGAGCGTCGATGTGATGATCGCCGCAACGATGCTTTTCGCCAGCAATTTCATCGAGCCTGCGGCCTTGGGGCGGAGGGGTCGTCTGGCCCTGCTCGCCATCGCTCCGCTAGCCCTGGCCAACGGGATTTCGACGACCTTCTTCCCGGAGCTTTTCGGCAAGTGGATCGACCACGCCTATTTCGGTGCCTACATCTTGATGCTGGGAACCTATTTCGTTGTCCTTGGGCGGGCGTGGAAGCGCGGTAGCCTGATGGCACCATACCTTATCCTAGGTTTTGCTCCCTTCACTTCGATCATCGTAGCGCAATTCGCCAGCATCCTGTGGTTCCCGACCAGCTATACCTTCGACGAGACATGGCCGCAGAATATTGCCCTGCTGTTCGAAGTCGTCGCCACCGCGCTGGCGGTTGCCGACCGCTTCATCGCGATCAAGCGCGAACGCGACCAGGCGGTAGACGAGGCCCGCACGCTCGAAGCGCTGAGCGAGCATGACCAGCTCACTGGCCTGCTCAATCGCCGGGCCCTTGAGGCACGCTATGAAACGCTTGTCGAAGAGGGCTTCTCCGCAATGGCGGTACTCGACATCGACCACTTCAAGTCGATCAACGACCAGCACGGGCACCCGATCGGCGATGCCGTGTTGCGGTGCACCGGCGAAGCGTTGCAAGGCGGGGCCGCACGCGATCTGGTGGCATTCCGGATCGGCGGCGAGGAATTCCTCCTGCTGCTCCGCGGCATCGACGCGCGCGAGCGCGCCGAAGCATTGCGCCGCGCAGTGACCGTGCGGACCCTGGCACATATCGGCGGGCTCGATCGACCGGTCACTGCCAGCATGGGCTTCCTCGACTTTTCGCAGGTCAGGAATGAGGCGGGCGTCGATTTCGATGCGCTCTACACGCGCGTCGACCAGCTGCTCTATGATGCCAAGTGCGCGGGCCGCAACCGCATGGCTGCCGACAAGCTCGAGCTGTTCGAACCCGAGTTCGATGAAGATGGTGGAAGCACCGCCGCCGTAGCCTGA
- the ald gene encoding alanine dehydrogenase — translation MRIGCPKEIKNHEYRVGLTPESARELVNNGHEVWIETQAGSGIGATDAQYVAAGAKVVDGPDPIFAECEMVVKVKEPQAVERAKLRADQILYTYLHLAPDPEQTRELVASGVTGIAYETVTGPGGQLPLLKPMSQVAGRMSVQAGATALEKAHGGRGVLLGGVPGVMPGKVTVIGGGVVGFNAAQMAAGLGADVTILDRSPEVLERVGTHFESRAKTRFSNAANLYEAVCEADLVIGAVLIPGAAAPKLVSREMLKDMQKGAVLVDVAIDQGGCFETSRATTHAEPTYVVDDIVHYCVANMPGAVARTSTYALNNVTLPHALRIANLGWKEALRSDPHLAEGLNVHAGQVTYEAVAKELGYDYRPVAEVIG, via the coding sequence ATGCGCATCGGCTGCCCTAAGGAAATCAAGAACCACGAATACCGCGTCGGCCTCACGCCCGAGAGCGCGCGCGAACTCGTGAACAACGGTCACGAGGTCTGGATCGAGACCCAGGCCGGTTCGGGCATCGGTGCGACCGACGCCCAGTATGTCGCTGCGGGTGCCAAGGTGGTTGACGGACCCGATCCGATCTTCGCGGAATGCGAAATGGTGGTGAAGGTCAAGGAACCGCAGGCGGTGGAGCGCGCCAAGCTGCGTGCCGACCAGATCCTCTACACCTACCTCCACCTCGCTCCCGATCCGGAGCAGACCAGGGAACTCGTCGCCAGCGGCGTCACCGGCATCGCCTACGAAACCGTGACCGGCCCGGGCGGCCAGCTGCCTCTGCTTAAGCCGATGAGCCAGGTTGCCGGGCGCATGAGCGTGCAGGCAGGCGCCACCGCGCTCGAGAAGGCCCATGGCGGACGCGGTGTGCTGCTCGGCGGCGTTCCGGGCGTGATGCCGGGCAAGGTTACCGTCATCGGCGGAGGGGTGGTCGGATTTAACGCGGCGCAGATGGCCGCTGGCCTCGGTGCCGACGTGACGATCCTCGACCGCAGCCCCGAAGTACTGGAGCGCGTCGGCACCCATTTCGAGAGCCGCGCCAAGACGCGCTTTTCCAACGCCGCCAATCTCTACGAGGCGGTATGCGAAGCCGATCTCGTCATCGGCGCAGTCCTGATCCCGGGCGCGGCCGCGCCCAAGTTGGTCAGCCGCGAAATGCTCAAGGACATGCAGAAGGGCGCGGTCCTCGTCGACGTCGCGATCGACCAGGGTGGCTGCTTCGAAACCAGCCGCGCGACCACGCATGCCGAGCCGACATACGTGGTCGACGACATCGTCCACTACTGCGTTGCCAACATGCCGGGCGCAGTTGCGCGCACCAGCACATACGCGCTCAACAACGTTACCCTGCCGCATGCCCTGCGCATCGCCAATCTCGGCTGGAAGGAAGCGCTGCGCAGCGACCCGCACCTGGCAGAGGGGCTCAACGTCCACGCTGGCCAGGTAACCTACGAAGCCGTGGCCAAGGAACTGGGATACGACTACCGCCCGGTGGCCGAGGTTATCGGCTAA
- a CDS encoding Lrp/AsnC family transcriptional regulator: MDRADRKLLTALQEDSTRSLAELADLAALSPSACHRRVKALEQAGIISGYGARLDPARLGLSLVVSVEITLISQSSEAMAAFEAAVQDFDDILDCHLMSGAGDYLLRVAARDLEQFDRIHRECLSRLPGVSSMRSSFQIRSIKRWTGYPVARDL, translated from the coding sequence ATGGACCGCGCTGACAGGAAATTGCTTACCGCTCTGCAGGAAGATTCGACGCGTTCGCTGGCCGAGCTTGCAGACCTCGCCGCGCTGTCGCCGTCGGCCTGTCACAGGCGGGTCAAGGCGCTCGAGCAGGCAGGGATTATTTCGGGCTATGGAGCGAGGCTCGATCCGGCCCGCCTCGGCCTCAGCCTGGTGGTGTCGGTCGAGATCACCCTGATCAGCCAAAGCAGTGAGGCAATGGCTGCGTTCGAGGCGGCGGTGCAGGACTTCGACGATATCCTCGATTGCCACCTGATGTCGGGCGCTGGCGATTACCTTCTGCGGGTCGCTGCGCGCGATCTGGAGCAGTTCGATCGAATTCACCGCGAATGCCTGTCGCGGCTTCCGGGCGTTTCCTCGATGCGCTCCAGTTTCCAGATTCGCAGTATCAAGCGCTGGACTGGCTATCCCGTAGCGCGAGACCTTTGA
- a CDS encoding TonB-dependent receptor plug domain-containing protein: MNFRGKQPSARALLVAATAVWALASADVAMAQDAGSDDTAAAEEDSDAPAIVVIGTRRTDRSAVNSASPVDVISASEIQSQPAANMLDVVKNVVPSFFVPQNTISDASTFVRAPSLRGLPADNILVMLNGKRFNRSALVQVYTGGDTALSFGSQGADISSIPAIAVGNLQVLRDGATAQYGSDAIGGVLNYGLRDDTGFEAQALYGQHYEGDGETWQISGYGGIGLGDNGFISVAGEYYDSEGTSRGVQRPSAVNFANQFPNLADQLPNYPGPVQIWGSSPSHGWKVVVNSEFEVSPQATFYLFGNFANSKADQSFNYREAVTTTATRFNGTSSSTGTLSANSAFRHPIYLTACPAGNATCPSGGFVRDANVFNFTELYPAGFTPRFVGETDQAIGVAGIKGSLDSGFTYDLSGSLARQSLNLSMYNSLAPSYGPATQTEFQFGKLIQRELNLNLDMTYPLDMGLASPVTLSWGAEFRREEYEATEGDPQSYGAGPYAVQDLYVQTSPGVYAYDSTVTMPPAASGYGGTSPTFAGTSSEKSWGVYVGAEADLTDRLSMGIAGRYEDYENFGSATVGKINALLEVTDAVSLRATAGTGFHAPSPGQNNVQVLTTTFIQGNQVQVGTYPVTSDIAQFYGATTLGPEESTNFGAGIVIKPSNNFTLTADGYSIKVRDRIGISQTFTVSAADIVALPSLAGVGEGGSVQYFTNGFDTLTRGIDVVGTYRTGLGDGSLNLTLAYNYNKSKVTNFDPGVIGPTQLIDIKYLAPNHRATFSANWEIGDFAINFRESYYGEWRDSNDYPIREGNLSTGAIIDGQHFGAKFITDLDVSYTFADKYTLTVGANNLFDTYPDKIAATVNNPIYDLTGSISNGSIYPRPGGPFGLNGGYWYARIRVKY; the protein is encoded by the coding sequence ATGAATTTTAGAGGGAAACAGCCTTCGGCGCGGGCGCTGCTCGTTGCTGCCACGGCGGTTTGGGCGCTTGCCAGCGCCGACGTCGCGATGGCGCAGGATGCCGGTAGCGATGATACCGCTGCAGCCGAAGAGGATTCCGACGCTCCGGCCATCGTCGTCATTGGTACCCGCCGTACTGACCGCAGCGCGGTGAATTCGGCATCGCCGGTCGATGTCATTTCGGCGAGCGAGATCCAGTCGCAGCCGGCCGCGAACATGCTCGACGTCGTGAAGAACGTCGTGCCGTCGTTCTTCGTGCCGCAGAACACGATTTCGGACGCATCGACCTTCGTGCGCGCGCCGTCGCTGCGCGGCCTTCCGGCCGACAACATTCTCGTCATGCTCAACGGCAAGCGTTTCAACCGCTCGGCGCTGGTCCAGGTCTACACCGGCGGCGACACGGCGCTGTCGTTCGGATCGCAGGGCGCGGACATCTCCTCGATCCCGGCGATTGCCGTGGGCAACCTTCAGGTCCTGCGTGACGGCGCGACCGCGCAATACGGTTCGGATGCCATCGGCGGCGTGCTCAACTACGGTCTGCGCGACGATACCGGTTTCGAGGCGCAGGCACTCTACGGGCAGCACTATGAAGGCGATGGCGAAACCTGGCAGATTTCCGGCTACGGCGGGATCGGCCTGGGTGACAACGGTTTCATCTCGGTTGCCGGCGAATATTACGACAGTGAAGGCACCAGCCGCGGTGTCCAGCGCCCTTCGGCAGTGAACTTTGCCAACCAGTTCCCCAACCTGGCCGACCAGCTACCCAACTATCCGGGCCCGGTACAGATCTGGGGTTCCTCGCCTTCGCACGGCTGGAAGGTCGTGGTGAACAGCGAATTCGAAGTTTCGCCGCAAGCCACCTTCTACCTGTTCGGCAACTTCGCCAATTCGAAGGCTGACCAGAGCTTCAACTACCGCGAGGCGGTGACCACCACGGCCACCCGCTTCAACGGGACATCGTCGTCCACGGGTACGCTTTCCGCAAACTCGGCATTCCGTCATCCGATCTACCTGACGGCATGTCCGGCGGGCAACGCAACCTGCCCGAGTGGCGGGTTCGTGCGCGACGCCAATGTGTTCAACTTCACCGAGCTCTATCCGGCCGGTTTCACCCCACGCTTCGTTGGCGAAACCGATCAGGCGATCGGCGTTGCGGGCATCAAGGGCTCACTGGATTCGGGTTTCACCTACGACCTTTCGGGGTCGCTGGCCCGCCAGTCGCTGAACCTGTCGATGTACAACTCGCTGGCACCTTCATACGGTCCGGCGACGCAGACCGAGTTCCAGTTCGGCAAGCTGATCCAGCGCGAACTCAACCTCAACCTCGACATGACCTATCCGCTCGACATGGGCCTTGCGAGCCCGGTCACGTTGTCGTGGGGTGCTGAATTCCGGCGCGAGGAATACGAGGCGACCGAGGGTGATCCGCAGTCCTACGGTGCCGGCCCATACGCTGTGCAGGACCTCTATGTTCAGACCTCGCCGGGCGTCTATGCCTATGACTCCACCGTAACCATGCCTCCTGCGGCCAGCGGCTACGGCGGCACCAGCCCGACCTTTGCCGGCACCAGCAGCGAAAAGAGCTGGGGCGTCTACGTGGGTGCAGAAGCCGACCTTACCGATCGCCTGTCGATGGGTATTGCCGGTCGTTACGAGGACTACGAGAACTTCGGCAGCGCTACGGTCGGCAAGATCAACGCCCTGCTCGAAGTGACCGATGCCGTTTCGCTGCGCGCGACGGCGGGCACGGGCTTCCACGCTCCCTCGCCCGGCCAGAACAACGTCCAGGTCCTGACCACTACCTTTATCCAGGGCAACCAGGTGCAGGTGGGTACCTATCCGGTGACGAGCGACATTGCCCAGTTCTACGGGGCAACTACCCTCGGACCGGAAGAATCGACCAACTTCGGTGCCGGTATCGTCATCAAGCCGTCGAACAACTTCACGCTCACGGCAGATGGTTATTCGATCAAGGTGCGCGACCGTATCGGTATCTCGCAGACCTTCACGGTGAGCGCAGCCGACATCGTCGCCCTGCCTTCGCTTGCCGGTGTGGGTGAAGGCGGATCGGTCCAGTACTTCACCAACGGCTTCGATACGCTCACCCGCGGTATCGACGTCGTGGGTACCTATCGTACCGGCCTTGGCGACGGCTCGCTCAACCTCACGCTCGCGTACAACTACAACAAGAGCAAGGTGACGAACTTCGACCCGGGTGTGATCGGACCGACGCAGCTGATCGACATCAAATACCTTGCGCCAAACCACCGGGCGACCTTCTCGGCCAACTGGGAAATCGGCGATTTCGCGATCAATTTCCGTGAGAGCTATTACGGCGAATGGCGCGATTCCAACGACTATCCCATTCGTGAAGGCAATCTCTCGACCGGAGCGATCATCGATGGCCAGCACTTCGGTGCCAAGTTCATCACCGATCTCGACGTGAGCTACACCTTCGCGGACAAGTACACGCTGACGGTGGGTGCGAACAATCTGTTCGATACTTATCCCGACAAGATCGCAGCCACGGTGAACAATCCGATCTACGATCTGACGGGCAGCATCTCGAACGGATCTATCTATCCGCGTCCGGGCGGGCCTTTCGGCCTCAACGGCGGGTACTGGTACGCTCGTATCCGCGTGAAATACTGA
- a CDS encoding TonB-dependent receptor domain-containing protein translates to MRRSFLLASSGFALAVSATTPAWAQEVTSGGAEAAEATPGAPIIVTGSRIRRDPLDNPSPVISLDDAALEQTGLSSVADILQRLPSAAGGLNTKVNNSGNIGNPQDGGGVGAGTAEIDLRYLLAKRTLVLVDGMRYVPATAASGIPSTIDLNSIPQSMIQRIEVLQSGQSPLYGSDAIAGVVNIITKQQQDGLQASAKYGQYLKYNDGETLDLSLSYGASGERVSVAAGIDYVDQKQVRTANRELTQFPNPGQTSCTDPIGGCSSGTLGGRIAFNPGNPSLPAGGSVTVRSFPLTTRGVYDPTLVGGDFKAFTSADRFNFAPFNLLLTPSERYGAWLSAKAELTDTINLRTRMVYNRRNSKNQAAFLPLFLGPDAGNGNLLDTVSIDVTNPYNPFGITLNSGTDGNPATYSFIGRRLVENGQRTYTQKVDTWTVAATLDGRLGANFYWDVNAVLGWNDAHQLFTGNVNAAKVAQALGPVANCTGDCVPLNIFGGAGSITQDMLNFISFDERSKSDQRLQDYTANLSGDLFELPGGMVGIAVGYEHRHQSGSFTPDPIIQAGLGADIPAQAASGSYNTNEFYGELRVPLLKETPFFELLELDGAVRYADYSTGFSNTSFTGTLLWKPVPDILLRGSYAEGFRAPALGELFGAQSRADAPIDDPCTNVAGSPWQTDTTVRQNCIANGVPSDGSYNEPNGGQLPTLTGGNSALNPETSETWLVGAVYSPDWARGGALQDLSLEVNYYDITVDGAIAAINPQVTLARCASLGDALACDNVTRTASGRIASIQGLLQNIGKIETSGYDATFNARTSEGGAGSFGLSVNANLLTKYKETLPTAGGSATVDYRGTTRGFPDQSYPKFKATSVLSWSLGGFDAAFTGRYISKVTEADGKEMNSRFYTDMQLAFTPSFMNDSFRFTVGILNLFDKDPPACFSCTGPNYDPTTYDIPGRFGYVQLNYKM, encoded by the coding sequence ATGCGTCGTTCTTTCCTTCTTGCTTCGAGCGGCTTTGCCCTCGCAGTCAGCGCAACCACGCCCGCTTGGGCCCAGGAAGTAACGTCCGGAGGCGCGGAAGCGGCGGAAGCCACTCCGGGAGCACCGATCATCGTCACTGGTTCGCGCATTCGCCGCGACCCGCTCGACAACCCCTCACCCGTCATTTCCCTCGACGATGCAGCGCTGGAGCAGACCGGTCTTTCATCGGTTGCGGACATCCTCCAGCGCCTCCCCAGCGCTGCCGGCGGCCTGAACACCAAGGTCAACAACTCGGGTAACATCGGCAACCCGCAGGATGGTGGCGGCGTCGGTGCAGGTACGGCTGAAATCGACCTGCGCTACCTGCTGGCCAAGCGTACCCTGGTCCTCGTCGACGGCATGCGCTACGTGCCCGCCACTGCAGCCAGCGGCATTCCCTCGACGATCGACTTGAACTCGATTCCGCAGAGCATGATCCAGCGGATCGAAGTGCTGCAGTCGGGCCAGTCCCCGCTTTACGGCTCTGACGCCATCGCCGGGGTCGTCAACATCATCACCAAGCAGCAACAGGATGGCCTGCAGGCCTCGGCCAAGTATGGCCAGTACCTCAAGTACAACGATGGCGAGACGCTTGACCTGTCACTGAGCTACGGTGCCAGCGGCGAGCGTGTTTCGGTCGCAGCCGGCATCGATTACGTCGACCAGAAGCAGGTCCGCACCGCCAATCGCGAACTGACCCAGTTCCCTAACCCGGGCCAGACCAGTTGCACCGATCCGATCGGCGGCTGTTCGTCTGGCACGCTCGGCGGGCGCATTGCGTTCAACCCGGGCAACCCGTCGCTTCCCGCAGGTGGCAGCGTCACCGTGCGCAGTTTCCCGCTGACCACGCGCGGCGTCTACGACCCGACGCTTGTCGGCGGCGACTTCAAGGCCTTCACAAGCGCCGATCGCTTCAACTTCGCGCCCTTCAACCTGCTGCTGACGCCTTCGGAGCGTTACGGCGCGTGGCTGAGCGCCAAGGCGGAGCTGACCGACACGATCAACCTGCGCACGAGGATGGTCTACAACCGCCGCAACTCGAAGAACCAGGCAGCATTCCTGCCGCTGTTCCTCGGGCCCGATGCGGGTAACGGCAACCTCCTCGACACCGTGTCGATCGACGTGACCAACCCGTACAACCCCTTCGGCATCACGCTCAATTCGGGTACCGACGGAAACCCGGCGACCTACAGCTTTATTGGCCGCCGACTGGTTGAAAATGGCCAGCGCACCTACACCCAGAAGGTCGACACTTGGACTGTGGCGGCGACGCTCGACGGACGCCTCGGCGCAAACTTCTACTGGGACGTGAATGCTGTCCTGGGCTGGAACGATGCGCACCAGCTGTTCACGGGTAACGTCAACGCCGCCAAGGTGGCGCAGGCGCTCGGCCCGGTCGCCAACTGCACCGGCGACTGCGTGCCGCTGAACATCTTCGGCGGTGCCGGGTCGATCACGCAGGACATGCTCAACTTCATCTCGTTCGACGAGAGGTCGAAGAGCGACCAGCGCCTCCAGGACTACACGGCGAACCTCTCGGGTGACCTCTTCGAACTGCCAGGCGGCATGGTCGGAATTGCGGTCGGCTACGAGCATCGCCACCAGAGCGGTTCGTTCACCCCCGATCCGATCATCCAGGCCGGGCTTGGTGCCGACATCCCGGCGCAGGCTGCGTCGGGCAGCTACAACACCAACGAGTTCTACGGCGAGTTGCGGGTGCCGCTGCTCAAGGAGACGCCGTTCTTCGAACTGCTCGAACTTGACGGTGCGGTCCGGTACGCGGACTATTCGACCGGGTTCAGCAACACCAGCTTCACCGGCACGCTGCTGTGGAAGCCGGTGCCCGACATCCTGTTGCGCGGATCCTATGCCGAAGGCTTCAGGGCCCCGGCGCTCGGCGAACTCTTCGGTGCGCAGTCGCGTGCCGACGCGCCGATCGACGATCCCTGCACCAACGTGGCCGGATCGCCTTGGCAGACCGACACCACTGTGCGCCAGAACTGTATCGCCAACGGGGTACCCTCGGATGGCAGCTATAACGAGCCCAATGGTGGCCAGCTCCCCACGCTGACCGGTGGCAACTCGGCGTTGAATCCCGAAACCTCCGAGACCTGGCTGGTCGGTGCAGTATACAGCCCCGACTGGGCGCGCGGCGGAGCGTTGCAGGACCTGAGCCTCGAGGTGAACTATTACGACATCACCGTCGACGGGGCGATCGCCGCGATCAATCCGCAGGTCACGCTGGCACGTTGCGCATCGCTCGGCGACGCACTGGCCTGCGACAATGTGACGCGTACCGCCAGCGGTCGCATCGCCAGCATCCAAGGTCTGCTGCAGAACATCGGCAAGATCGAGACAAGCGGGTACGATGCCACCTTCAATGCCCGAACCAGCGAAGGCGGTGCCGGAAGCTTCGGCCTCTCGGTCAATGCCAATCTGCTGACCAAGTACAAGGAAACGCTCCCGACCGCAGGCGGATCGGCGACGGTGGACTATCGCGGTACGACCCGCGGCTTCCCCGACCAGTCGTATCCGAAGTTCAAGGCGACGAGCGTCCTTTCCTGGTCGCTTGGCGGCTTCGATGCGGCGTTCACCGGCCGGTACATATCCAAGGTGACCGAAGCAGACGGCAAGGAAATGAACTCGCGGTTCTACACCGACATGCAGTTGGCCTTCACGCCCAGCTTCATGAACGATTCCTTCCGCTTCACGGTCGGCATCCTGAACCTGTTCGACAAGGATCCGCCGGCTTGCTTCAGCTGCACGGGTCCGAATTACGACCCGACGACCTACGACATCCCGGGTCGCTTCGGATACGTCCAGCTGAACTACAAGATGTGA
- a CDS encoding TIGR00341 family protein, producing MTDVAAAAGNDSPKRGPISKYTILRAFAEMRAWWQEEVVGQTNHAETIARVRDESLLTTRYVFMIAMSAGIAILGLLLSSPAVVIGAMLLSPLMNPIIGTGFALATGDAQWLRRCARALAVGCGLAVLFCALIVVSSPLQTVTSEIAARTRPNLFDLLVALFSALAGGYAVIRGREGTIVGVAIATALMPPLAVVGFGLATMNWTVFFGALGLFVTNFVTIALTAAVMARFYGYRSGLSERQSRVQSLAIVAVFIALAIPLGFSLRTIAWEANGQRVVNQEVKAAFGAKARVDQPVVSWDTDPVNVTASVFTPEFRTNANTEIAKRLEERLGTPVAVNIDQYRVGTDPGAAEQAALAQARAKEQAEANERQISGLGDRMALVAGIGRDEVMIDRENRRVMATARQLPGLTLGGYRELERRVSSDVPGWTVLLRPPSLTLPSITFEDGTPDEDGAKALALIAWAARRTGNTVVLSGADRDANPIGEQLAKSGVSVRVETGRGPEVRASWAIQ from the coding sequence ATGACCGACGTTGCAGCGGCGGCTGGAAACGACAGTCCGAAACGCGGGCCGATCAGCAAGTACACGATCCTCCGCGCCTTCGCGGAAATGCGCGCCTGGTGGCAAGAGGAAGTGGTGGGCCAGACCAACCACGCCGAAACCATCGCCCGCGTCAGGGACGAATCCCTGCTGACGACACGCTATGTCTTCATGATCGCGATGTCGGCAGGCATCGCCATCCTCGGCCTGCTGCTTTCCTCACCGGCGGTGGTCATCGGCGCCATGCTCTTGTCGCCGCTGATGAATCCAATTATCGGCACGGGCTTCGCCCTCGCTACCGGCGACGCCCAGTGGTTGCGCCGCTGCGCCAGGGCTCTGGCTGTCGGTTGTGGACTTGCCGTCCTGTTCTGCGCGCTCATCGTCGTATCTTCGCCCCTGCAGACGGTGACGAGCGAGATTGCCGCACGTACGCGACCCAATCTCTTCGACCTGCTGGTGGCGCTCTTTTCGGCCCTGGCTGGCGGCTATGCCGTCATTCGCGGGCGCGAGGGTACGATCGTCGGCGTGGCGATTGCTACCGCATTGATGCCGCCGCTGGCTGTGGTCGGCTTCGGCCTTGCGACCATGAACTGGACGGTGTTCTTCGGGGCACTCGGATTGTTCGTGACCAACTTCGTCACCATCGCCCTGACGGCGGCCGTCATGGCGCGATTCTATGGCTATCGTTCGGGCCTTTCGGAACGCCAGAGCCGCGTGCAGTCGCTGGCCATCGTGGCCGTGTTCATCGCGCTCGCAATACCGCTCGGTTTTTCTCTGCGGACAATCGCCTGGGAGGCCAACGGCCAGCGCGTGGTCAACCAGGAGGTAAAGGCAGCGTTCGGCGCGAAAGCGCGGGTGGACCAGCCTGTCGTGAGCTGGGACACCGACCCGGTCAACGTGACCGCCAGCGTCTTCACTCCCGAATTCCGCACCAATGCGAATACCGAGATCGCCAAGCGTTTGGAAGAACGGCTCGGCACCCCGGTCGCGGTGAATATCGACCAGTACCGTGTCGGCACCGACCCGGGCGCTGCGGAGCAGGCCGCCTTGGCGCAGGCCCGGGCGAAAGAGCAGGCAGAGGCCAACGAGCGGCAGATTAGCGGCCTCGGCGATCGCATGGCACTCGTCGCTGGCATCGGTCGGGATGAAGTGATGATCGACCGCGAGAACCGGCGGGTCATGGCTACGGCAAGGCAATTGCCCGGCCTGACGCTTGGAGGATATCGCGAACTGGAGCGACGGGTGTCGTCCGACGTGCCGGGATGGACGGTGTTGCTGCGGCCACCGTCGCTTACGCTTCCCAGCATCACATTTGAGGACGGCACTCCAGACGAGGATGGCGCAAAGGCCCTGGCCCTGATCGCTTGGGCAGCCCGGCGGACGGGAAACACCGTGGTACTCTCGGGCGCTGATCGTGACGCGAACCCGATTGGCGAGCAACTTGCAAAGTCTGGTGTGAGCGTCAGAGTGGAAACGGGGCGCGGGCCAGAGGTCAGAGCAAGCTGGGCAATCCAGTAG